The following are from one region of the Acidobacteriota bacterium genome:
- a CDS encoding VOC family protein: MGCEMAATPVRQIFETHLTVRDLDRSVAFYRDVVGLEMALRNEERNVAFFWVGGRGTTMLGLWAVGSSPLAMKLHTAFAVDLQDLLAAPEVLRKAGVTPLDFYSRPAIELSVLAWMPAASVYFEDPDGHSLEYIAMLPNNPRPEVGIVSYSEWIKGMAAAR; the protein is encoded by the coding sequence ATGGGGTGTGAAATGGCGGCCACGCCGGTTCGCCAGATCTTTGAGACTCATTTGACCGTGAGGGATCTCGACCGCTCCGTCGCGTTTTATCGCGATGTGGTGGGATTGGAAATGGCTCTTCGGAATGAAGAGCGCAATGTGGCATTTTTCTGGGTAGGGGGCCGTGGAACCACGATGCTGGGCCTGTGGGCGGTAGGGTCTTCTCCACTCGCGATGAAATTGCACACGGCGTTTGCCGTGGACCTTCAAGACTTGCTCGCCGCCCCGGAAGTCCTGCGCAAGGCGGGGGTCACTCCTCTCGATTTCTACAGTCGACCGGCGATCGAGCTTTCCGTTCTTGCGTGGATGCCGGCCGCTTCGGTCTACTTCGAGGATCCTGACGGCCATAGTCTCGAATACATTGCGATGCTACCGAACAACCCGAGGCCGGAAGTTGGGATCGTATCCTACAGCGAATGGATTAAAGGCATGGCGGCAGCAAGATAG
- a CDS encoding 6-carboxytetrahydropterin synthase translates to MVYLTRKAEFSAAHVYHNPAFTPDENVRIFGKCNNPNGHGHNYTLEVTVKGAVDPKSGFVVDLKQLKEIMNREVLDALDHRHLNKEVPEFAHRIPTTENIAIVIWQRLVTKLQTAQLHRVRVYETPDLFVDFYGEA, encoded by the coding sequence ATGGTCTATCTGACACGCAAGGCGGAATTTTCGGCGGCACATGTCTATCACAATCCGGCATTTACACCGGATGAGAACGTGCGGATTTTTGGCAAGTGCAACAACCCCAACGGGCATGGGCATAATTACACGCTGGAAGTGACTGTGAAGGGAGCCGTCGATCCGAAATCGGGGTTCGTGGTGGACTTGAAGCAGTTGAAGGAAATCATGAACAGGGAAGTGCTGGACGCGCTGGATCATCGGCATCTCAACAAGGAAGTGCCGGAGTTCGCGCATCGAATCCCTACGACGGAAAATATTGCGATCGTGATCTGGCAGCGTCTGGTGACGAAGCTCCAGACCGCGCAACTGCATCGCGTGCGGGTTTACGAGACGCCGGATTTGTTTGTCGATTTCTACGGAGAAGCATGA
- a CDS encoding TlpA family protein disulfide reductase, with the protein MQAIPQAHFLIPGGNNNRNLRCGVDHSIHKDFRYYSGVRRTILALAIGLLTALIGCYSGNRPPRIGENAPDFTVQDSDHKVTLSEFRGQVVVLNFWGSWCAPCIEETPSLVRMQEKMKKNGVTVVGVSIDADDAAYHKFLKEYGVNFVAVRDEAQKAPTLYGTFRWPETYVIDRNGVVRRKFIGAVNWNSQEVLDYLSRL; encoded by the coding sequence ATGCAGGCAATCCCCCAGGCACACTTCCTCATTCCGGGCGGGAACAATAATCGAAACCTCAGGTGTGGCGTGGATCACAGCATCCATAAGGATTTCCGCTATTATAGCGGTGTGAGACGAACTATCCTTGCCCTCGCTATTGGATTGCTGACGGCTCTAATTGGATGCTACAGCGGCAACCGGCCTCCCCGAATCGGCGAAAATGCCCCTGATTTCACCGTTCAGGACTCAGATCACAAAGTTACGCTCAGCGAGTTTCGAGGCCAGGTGGTGGTCCTGAACTTCTGGGGATCGTGGTGTGCTCCTTGCATCGAAGAGACCCCATCCCTCGTCCGGATGCAGGAGAAAATGAAGAAGAACGGCGTGACCGTCGTAGGAGTCAGTATTGACGCCGACGATGCCGCCTACCACAAGTTTCTAAAAGAATACGGCGTGAACTTCGTAGCCGTCCGTGACGAAGCGCAGAAAGCGCCCACCCTCTACGGTACCTTCCGTTGGCCCGAAACCTACGTGATTGATCGCAACGGAGTCGTCCGCCGCAAATTCATCGGCGCCGTGAACTGGAACAGCCAGGAAGTCCTCGATTACCTCAGCAGACTCTAA
- a CDS encoding sulfide/dihydroorotate dehydrogenase-like FAD/NAD-binding protein: MFKIVHAQFIAPGIKRFIIEAPRIARKQRPGQFVIIRICESGERIPLTIERSDPQNGTVNIVVQSMGKTTHLLNSLETGDSLLDIVGPLGKPSEIAHFGTVVAIGGGVGTAMAYPTAAAMKQAGNHVISIIGGRSKDLVILEREMREVSDSVFVTTDDGSYADKGLVTDKLRHLIDSGTRIDLVLAVGPIPMMRAVAEVTRKENIRTVVSLNPIMIDGTGMCGGCRVLVDGKSEFACVDGPEFEASRVDFDVLVQRNSMYRDAEKRSMENYRQELAAKKTAATSEPAVPCALEAK, translated from the coding sequence ATGTTCAAGATCGTTCATGCTCAATTCATCGCCCCCGGAATCAAGCGCTTCATCATCGAGGCGCCCCGGATCGCTCGCAAGCAGCGTCCAGGCCAGTTCGTCATCATCCGAATTTGTGAGAGCGGAGAACGCATCCCCCTCACCATCGAACGCTCCGACCCGCAAAACGGCACGGTCAACATCGTCGTGCAGTCCATGGGCAAGACGACCCATCTGCTGAACTCGCTCGAAACCGGCGACAGTCTTCTCGATATCGTGGGACCGCTCGGCAAACCATCGGAGATCGCACACTTCGGCACTGTCGTCGCGATTGGTGGAGGAGTCGGCACGGCCATGGCATATCCGACCGCCGCCGCGATGAAGCAAGCCGGTAATCATGTGATCTCCATCATTGGCGGCCGCAGCAAGGACCTCGTCATCCTGGAGCGCGAGATGCGCGAAGTGAGTGACAGCGTCTTTGTCACCACCGATGACGGCAGCTACGCGGACAAAGGGCTGGTCACCGACAAACTGCGGCACTTGATCGACAGCGGCACGCGTATCGACCTGGTGCTTGCCGTCGGCCCGATCCCCATGATGAGAGCCGTCGCGGAAGTGACCCGCAAAGAGAATATCCGCACGGTCGTGAGCCTGAACCCGATCATGATCGACGGCACCGGTATGTGTGGAGGTTGCCGGGTGCTGGTGGACGGCAAGAGCGAATTTGCCTGCGTGGACGGTCCCGAGTTCGAAGCCAGTCGCGTGGATTTCGATGTCCTCGTGCAGAGGAATTCCATGTATCGCGATGCCGAGAAACGCTCAATGGAAAATTACCGGCAGGAACTGGCCGCGAAAAAAACCGCAGCAACCTCTGAACCGGCGGTCCCGTGCGCGCTGGAGGCAAAGTAA
- a CDS encoding glycosyltransferase, translated as MDAVIHATPEVSIIVPARNEEVCLGDCLHSLVSQAGVTFEIIVVDDQSTDRTRAIANSFAGVRVLSPGPLPNGWTGKNNAVVAGARAARGEWLLFTDADTVHLPGSLAGALAEAKEHRAELLSYSPEQIAVTFWEIATLPVVFAALARQYPPALVSDPESPVVAANGQYILVRREAYDAVGGHAAVATDLLEDVALARAVKSSGRKIQFRYAGTSVRTRMYRNFHQLREGWTKNLALLFPKPRWLAAKVLLGWSVAWLIFCLPWIVRLGAGLTTGAVHEVFHRWIGIGWLNGIVLIGPLSLMIRLRKANFTWDMEVLGAIFGYPMFAYLLLRSKNAHARHKVLWKGRNYAGSVGQPEATDNAAAVMMNQALLKSHK; from the coding sequence ATGGATGCTGTGATCCACGCCACACCTGAGGTTTCGATTATTGTTCCCGCCCGGAATGAGGAAGTGTGCCTGGGGGATTGCCTGCATTCGCTGGTTTCGCAGGCGGGAGTGACGTTCGAGATCATTGTGGTCGACGACCAGTCGACGGATCGAACTCGAGCGATCGCGAATAGCTTTGCAGGCGTGCGTGTGCTATCTCCGGGACCCTTGCCGAACGGGTGGACCGGAAAGAATAACGCGGTGGTTGCCGGAGCACGAGCAGCGCGCGGAGAGTGGTTGCTGTTTACGGATGCAGACACGGTGCACCTGCCCGGATCGCTGGCGGGGGCCTTGGCCGAGGCGAAAGAGCATCGGGCGGAATTGCTGTCGTATTCGCCAGAGCAGATCGCGGTGACGTTTTGGGAGATCGCCACGCTGCCTGTCGTGTTTGCGGCGTTGGCGCGGCAGTACCCGCCGGCGCTGGTGAGTGATCCAGAGTCTCCGGTGGTCGCCGCCAATGGACAATACATCCTCGTGCGCCGCGAGGCGTATGACGCTGTCGGCGGGCATGCGGCGGTTGCAACCGACTTGCTCGAAGATGTTGCGCTCGCCCGGGCGGTAAAAAGTTCGGGACGCAAGATTCAGTTTCGATATGCGGGCACTTCGGTACGGACGCGGATGTACCGCAATTTCCACCAGCTTCGCGAAGGGTGGACCAAGAATCTGGCACTGTTGTTTCCGAAACCCAGATGGCTCGCGGCGAAGGTATTACTTGGCTGGAGCGTCGCGTGGCTGATCTTCTGCCTGCCGTGGATCGTCCGTCTGGGTGCAGGCCTCACTACTGGAGCCGTGCATGAAGTGTTCCATCGGTGGATCGGAATAGGCTGGCTGAATGGAATTGTGCTGATCGGACCCCTCTCTCTCATGATCCGGCTGAGAAAGGCGAACTTTACATGGGACATGGAGGTTCTCGGAGCGATCTTCGGCTATCCCATGTTCGCGTACCTATTGCTGCGTTCGAAGAACGCACATGCGCGCCATAAAGTCCTGTGGAAGGGACGGAACTATGCGGGATCCGTTGGTCAGCCAGAGGCGACGGACAACGCTGCCGCAGTGATGATGAATCAGGCGCTATTGAAGTCGCACAAATGA
- the folE gene encoding GTP cyclohydrolase I FolE — protein MKSTTQPTSLTSASYEELVREMLVRLGEDPDREGLIRTPERVKKANEHLTRGYKEDPEALLREALFTVTYDEMVIVKDIEMFSLCEHHLLPFFGKVHVAYIPNGKVIGLSKIPRLIEIFSRRLQIQERLTTQIAETIQKTIEPQGVGVVIEARHLCMMMRGVEKQHSSAVTSSMLGSFRDEQETRTEFLSLIRQRTNGV, from the coding sequence ATGAAATCAACTACCCAGCCGACCTCACTGACCAGTGCCAGCTATGAAGAACTCGTGCGCGAGATGCTCGTCCGCCTTGGGGAAGATCCTGATCGCGAAGGATTGATACGCACACCAGAGCGCGTCAAGAAAGCCAATGAACATCTCACTCGGGGCTATAAGGAAGATCCCGAGGCATTGTTGCGCGAAGCTTTGTTTACGGTCACCTATGACGAGATGGTGATCGTGAAGGACATCGAGATGTTCAGCCTCTGCGAACATCACCTGCTGCCGTTTTTTGGGAAAGTGCATGTCGCTTATATCCCGAACGGCAAGGTGATCGGTCTGAGCAAGATTCCGCGCCTGATTGAGATTTTCTCGCGGCGTTTGCAGATACAGGAACGTCTGACCACACAAATTGCGGAGACGATCCAGAAGACGATCGAGCCGCAAGGCGTGGGCGTTGTGATCGAAGCGCGGCACCTCTGCATGATGATGCGCGGCGTCGAGAAGCAGCATTCGTCGGCGGTGACGTCGTCGATGCTGGGATCCTTCCGAGACGAACAGGAGACGCGGACAGAATTCTTGTCGCTGATCCGGCAGCGGACGAATGGGGTGTGA
- the cadA gene encoding cadmium-translocating P-type ATPase — MEHTHAEKPGSSGLVDPVCGMKVDPATAKFRTEYEGKSYFFCCAGCLSKFSANPQQILSAPPKPMGSGMVSLGMVQGIAAAPAKPAATAGKGDARIYVCPMCEGIRQVGPGPCPKCGMALEPESLAVPTTRTEWTCPMHAEIVRSGPGNCPICGMALEPRTVTAAEEENPELRDMTRRFWIGVGLTAPLLVIAMGSMLSPHSFMASPWPSVLPWLELILATPVVLWCGWPFFQRGWASIVNRSTNMFTLIAMGTGVAYVFSLVATIFPGIFPASFRTMADRPDVYFEAAAAIVTLVLLGQVMELRARSQTSSAIRALLDLSPKMARVIAGDGSERDIPLDQVQVGEKLRVRPGEKVPVDGAVLEGSSAVDESMITGESIPVEKTAGSRLIGATVNGHGALVMRAERVGSETMLAQIVKLVSQAQRTRAPIQRLADRVAGWFVPAVIAIAVLTFVAWAVFGPEPRFAHAIVNAVAVLIIACPCALGLATPMAIMVGTGRGAHAGVLIRNAEALETLEKVDTIVFDKTGTLTEGKPKVVAYSDAEVLRLAASVERASEHPLAAAIVEMARKQNLRLSEISGFEYLAGTGVKAIVDGKRIAAGNRALMTEIGVFGAGRKEGVLVGGGPGATQVYVAIDGQYAGHIAVTDPLKRNAAAALRELKAQGVRLVMLTGDNQTTAQEIARAVGIEDFKAEVLPAQKSEIVKVLQKEGHVVAMAGDGINDAPALALAQVGIAMGTGTDVALESAGITLLKGDLEGILRARKLSQATMSNIRQNLFFAFIYNSIGVPIAAGVLYPFFGLLLSPILAAAAMSFSSVSVIANSLRLRRVRL; from the coding sequence ATGGAACACACTCACGCGGAAAAACCGGGCAGCTCGGGACTCGTGGACCCCGTCTGCGGGATGAAGGTCGATCCAGCAACGGCGAAGTTTCGCACCGAGTATGAGGGGAAGAGCTATTTTTTTTGCTGCGCAGGGTGCCTCTCCAAGTTTTCTGCGAATCCACAGCAGATTCTTTCCGCGCCGCCAAAGCCCATGGGATCGGGAATGGTCTCACTGGGGATGGTGCAGGGAATTGCGGCGGCTCCAGCGAAACCCGCTGCGACTGCGGGAAAAGGGGATGCGCGGATTTACGTGTGTCCGATGTGCGAAGGGATTCGACAAGTTGGGCCGGGACCTTGTCCGAAATGTGGGATGGCTTTGGAACCGGAATCCCTAGCGGTGCCTACCACGCGGACAGAGTGGACGTGCCCGATGCATGCGGAGATCGTTCGGTCGGGGCCGGGGAACTGTCCGATCTGCGGGATGGCTCTGGAGCCGCGCACGGTGACAGCTGCTGAGGAGGAAAATCCCGAACTGCGCGACATGACACGGCGTTTCTGGATCGGAGTCGGGTTGACGGCGCCGTTGCTCGTGATCGCAATGGGCAGCATGTTGTCCCCGCACTCGTTCATGGCCTCGCCGTGGCCTTCAGTTCTGCCTTGGCTGGAACTGATTCTCGCTACTCCGGTCGTTCTGTGGTGCGGTTGGCCCTTCTTTCAGCGGGGCTGGGCGTCCATCGTCAACCGCAGCACGAACATGTTCACGTTGATCGCGATGGGGACGGGCGTCGCTTATGTATTCAGCTTGGTCGCCACGATTTTCCCTGGAATTTTTCCTGCTTCCTTTCGCACGATGGCTGACCGTCCCGATGTCTATTTTGAAGCCGCGGCGGCGATAGTCACGCTGGTGTTGCTGGGACAAGTCATGGAACTGCGGGCGCGCAGCCAGACTTCAAGTGCGATCCGAGCGCTGCTGGATTTAAGTCCGAAGATGGCGCGTGTGATCGCAGGGGATGGATCGGAGCGCGACATCCCTCTGGACCAGGTGCAGGTGGGAGAGAAGTTGCGTGTCCGTCCGGGCGAGAAAGTTCCGGTGGATGGCGCGGTTCTGGAAGGATCAAGCGCGGTCGATGAGTCGATGATCACGGGCGAGTCGATCCCGGTTGAGAAGACTGCTGGCTCGCGGCTGATCGGCGCCACCGTCAATGGTCATGGCGCACTGGTGATGCGCGCGGAGCGCGTTGGCAGCGAAACGATGCTGGCGCAGATTGTGAAGCTGGTCAGTCAGGCGCAGCGCACGCGGGCGCCGATTCAGCGACTGGCCGATCGCGTGGCGGGATGGTTTGTTCCGGCGGTGATCGCGATTGCAGTTCTTACTTTTGTTGCGTGGGCGGTCTTCGGGCCGGAGCCGCGCTTTGCGCACGCGATTGTGAATGCGGTGGCAGTGTTGATTATCGCTTGTCCATGCGCGCTGGGACTGGCAACTCCGATGGCCATCATGGTCGGGACGGGACGTGGAGCGCACGCAGGAGTCTTGATCAGGAACGCGGAGGCACTGGAGACGCTGGAGAAAGTCGACACGATCGTCTTTGACAAGACGGGGACGCTCACGGAAGGCAAGCCGAAAGTGGTGGCGTACAGTGACGCGGAAGTCCTGCGGTTGGCGGCGAGCGTGGAAAGAGCGAGTGAACATCCGCTGGCTGCCGCGATTGTAGAAATGGCTCGCAAACAGAATCTTCGTCTTTCGGAAATTTCTGGCTTCGAATATCTGGCGGGCACGGGCGTGAAGGCGATTGTCGATGGCAAGCGGATCGCCGCCGGAAATCGTGCGCTTATGACCGAAATTGGCGTATTCGGCGCCGGGCGAAAGGAAGGCGTGCTGGTCGGAGGCGGACCAGGAGCGACACAGGTTTATGTTGCGATCGATGGACAATACGCCGGGCACATCGCGGTTACTGATCCCCTAAAGCGGAATGCGGCCGCGGCATTGCGCGAGTTGAAGGCGCAGGGTGTTCGACTGGTAATGCTGACCGGGGACAACCAGACAACGGCGCAGGAGATTGCGCGCGCCGTCGGGATCGAAGACTTCAAGGCAGAAGTGCTGCCAGCGCAGAAATCTGAAATTGTGAAAGTGCTCCAGAAAGAAGGACACGTCGTCGCCATGGCGGGCGATGGGATCAACGATGCTCCCGCACTCGCGTTGGCGCAGGTTGGGATCGCAATGGGAACGGGGACGGATGTCGCACTGGAGAGTGCGGGAATCACGCTGCTTAAAGGAGACCTTGAAGGAATTCTGCGGGCGCGAAAGCTAAGTCAGGCGACCATGAGCAATATCCGTCAGAATCTGTTTTTTGCGTTTATCTACAACTCGATCGGGGTGCCGATTGCCGCGGGCGTGTTGTATCCATTCTTTGGATTGCTGCTGAGTCCGATTCTCGCGGCGGCGGCGATGAGCTTCAGTTCCGTGTCGGTTATCGCGAATTCGCTGCGGTTGCGGCGCGTGCGGTTATGA
- a CDS encoding 6-carboxytetrahydropterin synthase: MKAHLTRRYMFSASHRLHSEAMSAEENQAIYGKCNNPHGHGHNYVIEITVSGQVDAQTGMVCNLVDLDAFVHQHVIERYGHQNLNLMQEFVQEVPTTENLCIAIYGIVHRSFQKAHLEKVRIEETMMNSFEYGGNL; the protein is encoded by the coding sequence ATGAAAGCTCATCTGACCCGGCGGTACATGTTTTCTGCTTCGCACCGATTGCACAGCGAAGCCATGTCCGCAGAGGAGAACCAGGCAATCTACGGGAAATGCAACAACCCTCACGGACACGGTCACAACTACGTGATCGAGATCACGGTGAGCGGACAAGTCGACGCCCAGACAGGCATGGTTTGCAATTTAGTGGACCTGGACGCATTTGTGCACCAGCATGTCATCGAGCGTTACGGCCACCAGAATTTGAACCTCATGCAAGAATTCGTGCAAGAAGTGCCCACTACGGAAAATTTGTGCATTGCCATCTACGGAATTGTGCACCGTAGCTTCCAGAAAGCGCATCTTGAAAAGGTAAGGATTGAGGAGACGATGATGAATTCGTTCGAATACGGAGGAAACTTGTAG
- the gltA gene encoding NADPH-dependent glutamate synthase, with amino-acid sequence MKMPRQHMPERPALERAQQFTEVNLGYSAELARQEALRCIECAKPSCTDTCPVGVKVKEFVQKIVDGDFLGAAAKIREDNVLPAITGRVCPQEDHCEGGCLLNKKGESLGIGYLERFVADYEQQHFDLKTLVKAAPTGKKVAIVGSGPSGLTAAGDLVQRGHHVHVFEALHEVGGVLVYGIPEFRLPKKIIREQVDYMRAMGVEFETDVVVGRTVTIDELVEEEGYDAVFIGTGAGLPQFMGIPGEHLNGVYSANEFLTRINLMHAYEFPRYDEPIVDFRGKDVAVIGGGNTALDAIRSALRQGARKAYVLYRRSEAEMPARLEEVKHAKQEGIDFNVLTAPIEFLSDGKGWLVGARCQKMELGEPDASGRRRPVPIQKSEFDLPLSVAVIAIGTSANPIVQSTTPGLNTNKKGYIEADLTSQKTSRKGVFAGGDIVTGSATVILAMGAGRRAAKAIHEYLVNGQW; translated from the coding sequence ATGAAGATGCCTCGCCAGCACATGCCGGAGCGTCCAGCCCTCGAGCGCGCCCAGCAGTTCACCGAAGTCAATCTCGGATACTCTGCCGAACTCGCGCGGCAGGAGGCTCTGCGCTGCATCGAATGCGCCAAGCCGAGCTGTACCGATACCTGTCCGGTCGGCGTGAAAGTGAAAGAATTCGTTCAGAAAATTGTGGACGGCGACTTCCTGGGCGCTGCTGCCAAGATCCGAGAAGACAACGTGCTTCCCGCCATCACGGGACGCGTCTGCCCACAGGAAGATCACTGCGAAGGAGGCTGCCTGCTCAACAAGAAAGGCGAGTCTCTGGGCATCGGCTACCTGGAACGCTTCGTCGCCGACTACGAGCAACAACACTTCGATCTCAAGACTCTGGTGAAGGCCGCGCCCACCGGCAAGAAGGTTGCAATCGTTGGCAGCGGACCTTCCGGGCTCACCGCCGCCGGAGACCTCGTCCAAAGGGGCCACCACGTACACGTTTTCGAGGCACTCCACGAAGTCGGTGGCGTGCTCGTTTATGGCATCCCGGAATTTCGTTTACCCAAGAAGATCATCCGCGAGCAAGTCGACTACATGCGCGCCATGGGCGTGGAGTTTGAAACCGACGTCGTCGTCGGCCGCACCGTGACCATCGATGAACTCGTCGAAGAAGAGGGCTACGACGCCGTTTTCATCGGGACCGGCGCCGGACTTCCGCAGTTCATGGGAATCCCTGGAGAGCATTTGAACGGCGTCTATTCCGCCAACGAATTCTTAACGCGTATCAACCTCATGCACGCCTACGAATTCCCTCGCTATGATGAGCCGATCGTAGATTTCCGTGGCAAAGATGTGGCCGTGATTGGCGGAGGAAATACGGCGCTCGATGCAATTCGGTCCGCCCTACGCCAGGGAGCGCGCAAAGCCTACGTCCTTTATCGTCGCAGTGAAGCCGAGATGCCCGCCCGTCTCGAAGAAGTCAAACATGCAAAACAGGAAGGCATCGACTTCAACGTACTGACCGCCCCCATCGAATTCCTCTCCGACGGCAAAGGCTGGCTGGTCGGAGCACGTTGCCAGAAGATGGAACTCGGCGAACCCGACGCCTCCGGCCGGCGCCGTCCCGTCCCAATTCAAAAGTCCGAATTCGACCTGCCCCTCTCGGTAGCTGTCATTGCCATCGGAACTAGCGCCAATCCAATCGTGCAAAGCACCACGCCCGGCCTGAATACAAATAAGAAGGGTTACATCGAAGCTGACTTGACCTCGCAAAAAACTTCGCGAAAGGGAGTCTTCGCCGGCGGTGACATTGTCACCGGAAGTGCCACCGTGATCCTGGCGATGGGGGCTGGTCGAAGAGCAGCGAAGGCAATCCACGAATATCTAGTGAATGGGCAATGGTAA